The following are encoded in a window of Osmia bicornis bicornis chromosome 15, iOsmBic2.1, whole genome shotgun sequence genomic DNA:
- the LOC114877699 gene encoding nuclear receptor subfamily 4 group A member 3-like: MSTCTDEADNGPLHMQEALSPVQEGPVSPASSSLSNQNQNENEQQVLLATMQPVNVLDLHEPSAVHSLHPKYHHHHHRHHHHHHHHHHQQQHIQGDPDDVQQRGGDDTDGRVTPGGDASAANSTLGVGEHKMIDLIYNDGQKTVMYTHDKEIIYENEADRVQVVEYPPPPPSPPSPTTPSSVSRAALLPPSCVTPRSGSTTTALHLHHYPQLQLQHEDDLPPGVRHAVNATVPNCGAATTTTTVLVLSELVAADPAAGAAAAQQLTLTAAAAAASLRAGQVFFNDFTLRVAFWWRVFLRLRSSSEIS, translated from the exons ATGTCGACTTGCACCGACGAGGCCGACAACGGACCCCTGCACATGCAGGAGGCTCTGTCCCCG GTACAAGAGGGGCCAGTGTCTCCGGCGTCCTCCTCCCTGAGCAACCAAAATCAAAACGAGAATGAACAGCAAGTGTTACTTGCCACGATGCAGCCGGTGAACGTGTTGGACTTGCACGAACCATCGGCGGTCCACTCTCTCCACCCTAAATACCATCATCACCACCATCGTCATCATcaccaccatcaccatcatcatcatcaacAGCAACACATCCAAGGAGACCCGGACGACGTGCAGCAACGTGGCGGCGACGACACGGACGGTAGAGTGACGCCTGGCGGGGATGCATCCGCTGCCAACTCGACGCTGGGCGTCGGAGAGCACAAAATGATCGATCTGATATACAACGACGGTCAGAAGACCGTCATGTACACCCACGACAAAGAGATCATCTACGAGAACGAAGCTGACAGGGTGCAGGTGGTCGAGTATCCTCCACCGCCACCCTCGCCACCCTCGCCGACTACACCGTCTTCGGTCAGCAGAGCCGCGTTGCTACCCCCGAGCTGCGTCACCCCACGATCCGGATCGACCACCACCGCTCTACACCTGCACCACTATCCTCAGCTTCAGCTCCAACACGAGGACGATCTACCACCGGGTGTACGGCACGCTGTGAACGCCACTGTGCCGAATTGTGGTGCCGCCACCACCACTACCACGGTGCTGGTGCTGTCGGAGTTGGTAGCCGCCGACCCTGCGGCAGGAGCCGCGGCTGCGCAACAACTCACCCTCACCGCCGCCGCCGCTGCTGCTTCTCTTCGTGCAGGGCAAGTTTTCTTTAATGATTTCACTCTAAGGGTGGCTTTCTGGTGGAGGGTTTTCTTAAGACTGCGTTCATCGAGCGAGATTTCATAA